A stretch of DNA from Limnohabitans sp. MORI2:
CCAGCTTGCAAGTTTTGCAGACCTAAGGGCGCGGTCGACAAGCCCTCGGCCACAGGTGGCGCGATGTTGATGCCCACACCCACCACACAATATCTGCCTTGCTCTCGGCCTTGTTCGCTACTGTGGCTCATGCCTGTGGGCAACGCAGTTTCAATCAAGATGCCAGCCAATTTGCCCCAGCCCGTAGCCGAATCGGGGCGCTTCACCCACAAGTCGTTGGGCCACTTCAAGCGCACGCCCAAATCGCCTTGCGGGTCCAAGCTACGCGCCAGCGACAGGCCCACCGCGAGCGACAAGCCCGACCAGTCTGCGGGCTTGAGCATGAGGCCCAAAGAGAAGGTGAGGGCATGGCCCACTTCGCCATGCCAAGGGCGGCCTAAGCGGCCACGGCCTGCGGTTTGGGTTTCGGCGACCAAGAGCACGGGCTCGGTTTGGCCCGCGCGCGCGCGGCGCATGAGCTCAGTATTGGTGGAGTCAATCTCTGGCAGCACCTCAACCGTCAAGCCTGGTTGCTTGGCAACCAACGCCAGCCAGAGGTCTTCAGCGGGCCAGATCATCGGTATTAGCCTTTTTTGCTCGACTTCTTTTTGTCGCCTTTGGCGGCTTTGCTTTTTGGCTTGTCCGCCTTGTTGGCCTTCTTTGCTTTGAGCTTTTCGTCTTTCGGAAACTCAGAGGTCGACGACAACAAAGTGCCACGGCACTTCTTCGCGCCGCACCAGCAGGGGTATTCCAGCTTGAGCTCGGGCGTCATAGGCGCGTCAATCACCAAACCGTAGTCGTAGTTCAGCTCTTCGCCGGCCTTGATGTCGCGGATGGCTTTGATGAACACGCGGCCGTCCACTTCGTCGGGCTCGCAGTTGGGCTTGCATGAGTGGTTGATCCAGCGTGACGAGTTGCCGCCGTACTTGGCATCGATCACATGCTTTTCGTCGATGTGAAAGTAAAACGTGTGGTTGGGGTCAGACGGGTCGTGCGGGTGGCGGCGCAGCGCCTCTTTCCAAGTGATGATCTCGCCCACGTACTCGATGATGGTTTCGCCTTTGGCGAAATCGCTCAAAGCGAACACCCCTTTGCCATGTACGCCTGAACGGCGGGTTTGAATGCGGCGGCCTTTGATGGGCGCGGGGGTGTTGGCGGGGGATTTTTGGGTCACGGAATTTTTCTGTTAACTTAAATACGTACGCATGTGCGTGCGCGCGCATGCGTGCGCGCGAGAAGCGAATTGTAGTGGTCAGTTTTTAAGGAACTTTGAAATGAGCAAAACCCTCGTGATTGCCGAAAAACCTTCGGTCGCGCAAGACATAGTGCGCGCACTCACGCCTGTGGCGGGGAAGTTCGAAAAACACGACGACCATTTTGAAAACGACACCTACGTCGTCTCCAGTGCCGTGGGCCACTTGGTGGAAATCCAAGCGCCCGAAGAATTTGATGTCAAGCGCGGCAAGTGGAGCTTTGCCAACTTGCCCGTCGTGCCGCCTTACTTCGACTTGAAGCCCGTCGAGAAAACCAAGAGCCGTTTGAACGCGGTGGTGAAGCTGGCCAAGCGCAAAGACGTGACTGCCCTCATCAACGCCTGTGACGCGGGCCGCGAAGGTGAATTGATCTTCCGTTTGATCGAGCAATACGCAGGCGGCAAAAAGCCACTCGACAAACCTGTCAAGCGCCTGTGGTTGCAGTCCATGACCCCACAAGCCATTCGCGATGGCTTTGACCACCTGCGCACGCAACAACAAATGCAAGGCTTGGCCGACGCGGCACGCAGCCGCTCAGAAGCGGACTGGCTGGTGGGTATCAACGGCACACGCGCACTCACCGCGTTCAACTCACGCGAGGGCGGCTTCTTCTTGACCACCGTGGGCCGTGTGCAAACGCCCACGCTGTCGGTGGTGGTGGAGCGTGAAGAGCAAATTCGCAAGTTCGTCAGCCGTGACTATTGGGAAATTCACGCCTCGTTCCAAGTGGCCGCTGGCAGCTACCCCGCGAAGTGGTTCAACCCCGAGCACAAAAAAGACGCGGACGACGCCGAGAAAAAACACGACCGCGTGTGGAGCGAAGCCGAAGCATTGGCCATTGCCGACGCGGTGCGCAACCAGCAAGCCACCGTCACTGAAGAAAGCAAGCCCACCACCAAAGCCAGCCCAGGCTTGTTTGACCTCACCTCGTTGCAACGCGAAGCCAACGGCCGCTTTGGTTTCTCGGCCAAGACCACTTTGGCGTTGGCGCAAAGCTTGTACGAGCGGCACAAAGCGTTGACTTACCCTCGTACCGATTCACGCCACTTGCCCGAGGACTATGTGGCCGTGGTGAAAGACACCTTCACCATGTTGGCCGACAGCGGCATGAAGCACCTAGAGCAACACGCCACTGTGGCGCTGAACAAAAACTATGTGCGCAAAATTCCGCGTGTGTTTGACGACAAAAAGGTCAGCGATCACTTTGCGATCATTCCCACCTTGCAAGCACCCAGCGGTTTGTCTGAGGCCGAGCAAAAGCTGTACGACTTGGTGGTGCGCCGCTTCATGGCGGTGTTCTTCCCCAGCGCTGAATACATGGTGACCACCCGCATCAGCACCGTCAAAGCCGCGGGCAAAGACCACGCCTTCCGCACCGAGGGCAAGGTGTTGGTCAACCCCGGTTGGATGGCGATTTACGGCAAAGAAGCCGAGGCCGACAAAGCCGAAGACGACGAAGACGGCAAAACCCTCGTGGCCTTGAAAGCGGGTGAAACCGCCAAAAACGAATCGGTCGATGCCAAAGGCCTCAAAACCCGACCACCTGCACGCTACAGCGAAGCGACGTTGCTCGGTGCGATGGAAGGCGCGGGCAAGCTGGTGGAAGACGACGAGCTGCGCGAAGCCATGCAAGAAAAAGGCTTGGGCACGCCCGCCACGCGCGCGGCCATCATCGAAGGCTTGCTGAACGAAAAATACATCATCCGCGATGGCCGCGAGATGATTCCCACCGCCAAAGCGTTCCAGCTGTTCACACTGTTGCGCGGCTTGGGCGTGGAAGAGTTGTCCAAGCCCGAACTCACAGGCGGCTGGGAATACAAACTCTCGCAAATGGAACACGGCAAATTGAGCCGCGAAGCCTTCATGCGCGAGATTGCCGAGATGACGGAGCACATCGTCAAAAAGGCCAAAGAGTTTGACCGCGACACCATCCCCGGTGACTACGCCACCTTGAAAACCCCCTGCCCCAAATGCGGCGGTGTGGTGAAAGAAAACTACCGCCGCTACGCCTGCGTGGGCAAAGACGCGAACGCCTCTGACTCGGGCGAGGGCGGCGCAGGCTGCGGCTTCTCGATCAGCAAGATTCCAGGCGGGCGCACCTTTGACGTGGCTGAAGTGGAAGAGTTTTTGACGAACAAAAAAATCGGTCCACTCGATGGCTTCCGCTCCAAAGCGGGCTGGCCGTTCACAGCTGAGATCGCCCTCAAGTACAGCGAAGAAGAGCAAAACTGGAAACTCGAATTCGACTTTGGTGACGACGGCGCTGACTCCGGCGAGATCGTCGAGTTCGGCGATGGCGAGCCCTTGGGCAACTGCCCCAAGTGCGGCAGCCCTGTGCACGAGCACGGCAGCAACTATGTGTGCAGCAAGGCTGTGCCCACGCACGCACAAGCCACACCGAGCTGCGACTTCAAGAGCGGCAAGATCATCTTGCAACAGCCCGTGGAGCGCGAGCAAATGATCAAGCTTTTGTCTGAGGGCAAAACCGATTTGCTCGACAAATTTGTGTCCATGCGCACACGCCGCGCGTTCAAGGCGTTCTTGCAGTGGGATGCCGAAGCGGGCAAGGTGAACTTTGCGTTTGAACCTCGCACCAGCAAGTACCCCGCCAAAGGCGGCAAGACGCCCACAACCAACGCGCTCATCAAAGCGGCTGGTAAAAAAGTGCCTGCCAAAACAACGAAAGCCAAAGCTGAAAAAGTCGCCAAGCCCAAAGCACCCCGCAAAGTGACAGCAGGCTTCTTACCAAGCGCCGAGCTGGCCAACGTGATTGGCGCAGAAGCGGTGGCCCGCACCGAAGTGATCAAAAAGCTGTGGGACTACATCAAGGCCAACGGCTTGCAAGACGCGACCAACAAGCGCGCCATCAACGCCGACGCGAAGTTGAAGCCCGTGTTTGGCAAAGACCAAGTGACCATGTTTGAACTCGCTGGCATTGCGGGCAAACACTTGCGCCCCGTGGGTGAATGACCATGAGTAGCCAACCCATGATTGCCACGCCGCAGGCCATGCACTTTGCAGACGCGCTGGTGCTGCAAAGCGGCGCGAGCGTGCGCGACTACACGCTGGCCTACGAGACCTATGGCACGCTCAACGCCGACAAATCCAACGCCGTGCTGGTGTGCCACGCCCTGAACGCCTCGCACCATGTGGCGGGCGTGTACGAAGGCCAAGCCAACAGCGAAGGCTGGTGGGACAACATGATTGGCCCCGGCAAGCCTGTAGACACCAACCAGTTCTTTGTGATTGGCGTGAACAACCTCGGCTCTTGCTTTGGCTCCACCGGCCCCATGCACACCGACCCCGACACGGGCAAGGTGTATGGCGCAGACTTCCCCGTGGTCACGGTGGAGGACTGGGTGAACGCACAAGCTTTGTTGCTCGACCGCTTGGGCATTCACCAACTCGCCGCCGTGCTGGGCGGCAGCTTGGGCGGCATGCAGGCCCTGAGCTGGACGCTGCAACACCCCGAACGCGTGAAGCACGCGGTGGTGGTGGCGAGTGCACCCAACCTCACGGCAGAGAACATTGCGTTTAACGAAGTGGCGCGCCGCGCTATCGTGACCGACCCCGACTTTCATGGCGGCCACTTTTACGCGCACGGCGTGGTGCCCAAGCGCGGCCTGCGCATTGCGCGCATGGTGGGCCACATCACCTACTTGAGCGACGATGTGATGAACGAGAAGTTCGGTAGAGAGCTACGCGAAGCCGTGGCCCACAACGCCACCGGCTACAAGTACTCCACCCAAGACATTGAATTCCAAATCGAAAGCTATTTGCGCTACCAAGGCGACAAGTTCAGCGAGTACTTTGACGCCAACACCTATTTGCTCATCACCCGCGCTTTGGACTACTTCGACCCCGCCCGTGCATTTGGTGGCGATTTGTCGGCGGCGTTTGCGCGAACGCAAGCCAAGTATTTGCTGGTGAGCTTCACCACCGATTGGCGCTTCTCGCCCGCACGCAGCCGCGAGATGGTGCAAGCCTTGCTCGACAACCAGCGCGATGTGAGCTACGCCGAAATTGACGCGCCACACGGCCACGACGCTTTCTTGCTCGACGATGCGCGCTACATGAATGTGGTGCGCTCGTACTTTGCGCGCATCGGCCAAGAGCTGAGCACAGGAGTTGCCGCATGACCAATAGCACCTTGAAAGCCATTGCCGCCCTCGTGCCCCAAGGCAGCCGCGTGCTTGATCTGGGCTGCGGCGACGGCGCGTTGCTCGCTCACCTGCAACAACACAAAGGCTGCACCGGCTACGGCGTAGAGCTGGACGACACCAATGTGCACGCTTGCGTGCAACGCGGCGTGAACGTGCTGCAACTCAACCTCGACTTGGGCCTGAGCGTGTTTGCCGACCAATCGTTTGACGTGGTGCTGCAAATCGACACCTTGCAACACCTGCGCAACGCAGAAACCATGCTGCGCGAAACCGCACGCGTGGGCAAAACTGGCATCGTCGCCTTCCCCAACTTTGCGCACTGGCCCAACCGCCTGAGCATCTTGCAAGGGCGCATGCCCGTGACCAAGCGACTGCCCTACCAGTGGTACGACACGCCCAACATCCGCGTGGGCACGTTCAAAGACTTTGAGGTGTTGGCCGAGAAAAACGGCTTGCAAGTTACCGATGCATTTGGTCTGCAAGACGGCCAGCGCGTGGACACGTGGCCCAACTTATTGGCGGGCACGGCGGTGTTTAAGTTTGAACGCTCTTAAACGCTGACTTCTTAGAAACCTCACAAAGCCCGCCCACTGTGCGGGCTTTGCTCTTTTGGTGAACGCCTGCCGCGTTGCCTTTAAGCCAAGGTCAACAGCGCCAGCGCGCCCAAGGCCGCTGTTTCGGCACGCAACACACGTTCGCCTAAGCTGACTGCAGCAAAGCCTTTGGCGCGGGCGGCGGCGTCTTCGGCATAGGTCAGGCCGCCCTCTGGGCCGTTGAGCAAGACCCACGTTGTCTTGCTTGCCCCCGCACCTGCGCGCAAGGCGCTCAAAGGCTGTGTGCTGGCGTGCAACGACAACACCCCATGCATCACCTCGACCTGCGGCGTTTGACGCGCTAGCCAAGCATTCAAAGATTCGGGCACGTCGATGACGGGCACACGGTTGCGCCCACATTGCTCACACGCGCTCACGGCCACGGCTTGCCAGTGGGCTTGTTTTTTCTCCGCGCGGTCGCCAGTGAGGCGCACCACGCTGCGTTCGGTCATCAACGGGGTGATGCGGTGCACGCCTAGCTCGGTGGCTTTTTCAACCAGCCAGTCCATGCGGTCGTTGGCGGGCATGCCCACGGCGAGGTGAACCTGAATCGCAGCTTCGCACTCCGCGCTGCGGTGCTCGCCCACGACCACGCGCACATCGCTGCGACCCATGTGTTGCACTTCGGCGGTGAATTCGCCACCTTCGCCGTTGAAGAGCGTCAAAGTGTGGCCAGGCTGCATGCGCAGAACCTGCACATGGCGGGCGGCGGTGGGCGGCAGGTCCAACACTTGGCCAGTGGCCAAGGGCACGGGGCAGTAAAAACGGGCCACGCTGTTTAGGCTCTGTGCTTGGGGCCAAGACGCGGGGGCGCAAAGCTCATGCCGGGCTCGATGCCTTCCACTTTGTCGATGAAGCGCAGCAAGGGCGTGAGCTCCAAATAGCGGCTGGCGGTGGAGCGGATGTACTTGATGAAGCGCGGCGCATCGGCCAAGTATTTGGGCTTGCCGTCGCGCAGGGTGAGGCGCGCAAAGATGCCCGCCACTTTGAGGTGGCGTTGCAGGCCCATCCACTCGACCGCGCGATAGAACGCGCCAAAGTCGCTGTGCCAGTCTTCAAAGTCCATGAGGCCGGCTTTGCGGGCTTGTTCCCAATAGCGGATGGTGATGTCGAGCACAAAGTCTTCGTCCCAGCTCAAAAATGCATCGCGCATCAAGCTAGCAATGTCGTAGGTGATGGGGCCGTACACCGCGTCTTGAAAATCGAGCACGCCCAAGCGTTTTTCAGCGGGGTCGAGCGGCATCATCAAATTGCGAGGCATGAAGTCGCGGTGCACGTACACGCTGGGTGCGGCCAGGTTGCGCTGCACGATAGTTTTGAACGTTTGGTCCAACATGTCGCGCTGGCTGGCGTCTAGCTGCACGCCACGGTGCTGGGCCAAGTACCAATCGGGGAAAAGGCTGAGTTCACGTTGCAGCAGGGCTTCGTCGTAGGCGGGCAGCACACCGGCTTTGCTATGAGTTTGCAAAGTAACGAGCGCGTCGATGGCCTGGCGATACAGCGGTGCGTTGGCTTGAGGGCGCTCGGGGTCGATGACGGCCATCATGGTTTGGTGGCCAATGTCTTCGAGCAACATGAAGCCTTGCGGCTCGTCCCAGGCCAGCACCTTGGGCACGTACAAGCCGGCGTCGCCCATCAGCTTGGCAATGCGCACAAAGGGTTCGCAGTTTTCTTTGTCGGGCGGGGCGTCCATGACGATGCACGCGCCTTGGGCCGTGTCGACACGGAAATAGCGACGGAAGCTGGCGTCTGCCGAAGCAGGACGCACGGTATCGGGCAGCACGCCGTGAAGTCCCGCTTGGGCCTCTAGCCAAATTTGAAATGCGGCTTGTCGCTCAGGTTGTGCCCATTCAATGGGTGCAGGCGACGAGACGTCGAGAGATGTGCCCGAAGGCTGTGAAATAGTTGGTGTGCTCATGGATAATCTAAATTCTACAAACTGCCCCAGACACGCCAAGGTTTCGGCATGCGCTGCGTGGGTCACCGAATCGAAAGTTTTCTTGCATTCATGCTGTTCCCTGATTTTCACCGCCAAACTCGCGCCCTGTCGTGGCTGGTGATTTCTGTTTTCAGCGGCATTGGATCAAGTCAAGCTCAAACACCTAGCGAACCGCCTCTGGTGTTAAGGCCTAGCAGTTTGCTCCAAGAGGTCATCACACCTTCAGCGCGCAAACAATTGCCCACTTTTGTGGAAAGCAATACGCTGAACGAAAAAGCAAGTGAGCAAACAGAACTCGAAGGTCAAGTGGTCTTGCGCAGAGGCGAGATTTTGATCAAGGCGGACAAAGTCGATTACAACCAAG
This window harbors:
- a CDS encoding biotin--[acetyl-CoA-carboxylase] ligase, with the translated sequence MIWPAEDLWLALVAKQPGLTVEVLPEIDSTNTELMRRARAGQTEPVLLVAETQTAGRGRLGRPWHGEVGHALTFSLGLMLKPADWSGLSLAVGLSLARSLDPQGDLGVRLKWPNDLWVKRPDSATGWGKLAGILIETALPTGMSHSSEQGREQGRYCVVGVGINIAPPVAEGLSTAPLGLQNLQAGITAPEALMKVAEPLLATLLAFERTGFAPLQNAFNARDALSNLEVTLSDGRHGVARGVDATGAMLVDTDQGQEAISSSELSVRPV
- a CDS encoding SET domain-containing protein-lysine N-methyltransferase; amino-acid sequence: MTQKSPANTPAPIKGRRIQTRRSGVHGKGVFALSDFAKGETIIEYVGEIITWKEALRRHPHDPSDPNHTFYFHIDEKHVIDAKYGGNSSRWINHSCKPNCEPDEVDGRVFIKAIRDIKAGEELNYDYGLVIDAPMTPELKLEYPCWCGAKKCRGTLLSSTSEFPKDEKLKAKKANKADKPKSKAAKGDKKKSSKKG
- a CDS encoding DNA topoisomerase III, with product MSKTLVIAEKPSVAQDIVRALTPVAGKFEKHDDHFENDTYVVSSAVGHLVEIQAPEEFDVKRGKWSFANLPVVPPYFDLKPVEKTKSRLNAVVKLAKRKDVTALINACDAGREGELIFRLIEQYAGGKKPLDKPVKRLWLQSMTPQAIRDGFDHLRTQQQMQGLADAARSRSEADWLVGINGTRALTAFNSREGGFFLTTVGRVQTPTLSVVVEREEQIRKFVSRDYWEIHASFQVAAGSYPAKWFNPEHKKDADDAEKKHDRVWSEAEALAIADAVRNQQATVTEESKPTTKASPGLFDLTSLQREANGRFGFSAKTTLALAQSLYERHKALTYPRTDSRHLPEDYVAVVKDTFTMLADSGMKHLEQHATVALNKNYVRKIPRVFDDKKVSDHFAIIPTLQAPSGLSEAEQKLYDLVVRRFMAVFFPSAEYMVTTRISTVKAAGKDHAFRTEGKVLVNPGWMAIYGKEAEADKAEDDEDGKTLVALKAGETAKNESVDAKGLKTRPPARYSEATLLGAMEGAGKLVEDDELREAMQEKGLGTPATRAAIIEGLLNEKYIIRDGREMIPTAKAFQLFTLLRGLGVEELSKPELTGGWEYKLSQMEHGKLSREAFMREIAEMTEHIVKKAKEFDRDTIPGDYATLKTPCPKCGGVVKENYRRYACVGKDANASDSGEGGAGCGFSISKIPGGRTFDVAEVEEFLTNKKIGPLDGFRSKAGWPFTAEIALKYSEEEQNWKLEFDFGDDGADSGEIVEFGDGEPLGNCPKCGSPVHEHGSNYVCSKAVPTHAQATPSCDFKSGKIILQQPVEREQMIKLLSEGKTDLLDKFVSMRTRRAFKAFLQWDAEAGKVNFAFEPRTSKYPAKGGKTPTTNALIKAAGKKVPAKTTKAKAEKVAKPKAPRKVTAGFLPSAELANVIGAEAVARTEVIKKLWDYIKANGLQDATNKRAINADAKLKPVFGKDQVTMFELAGIAGKHLRPVGE
- a CDS encoding homoserine O-acetyltransferase, with translation MSSQPMIATPQAMHFADALVLQSGASVRDYTLAYETYGTLNADKSNAVLVCHALNASHHVAGVYEGQANSEGWWDNMIGPGKPVDTNQFFVIGVNNLGSCFGSTGPMHTDPDTGKVYGADFPVVTVEDWVNAQALLLDRLGIHQLAAVLGGSLGGMQALSWTLQHPERVKHAVVVASAPNLTAENIAFNEVARRAIVTDPDFHGGHFYAHGVVPKRGLRIARMVGHITYLSDDVMNEKFGRELREAVAHNATGYKYSTQDIEFQIESYLRYQGDKFSEYFDANTYLLITRALDYFDPARAFGGDLSAAFARTQAKYLLVSFTTDWRFSPARSREMVQALLDNQRDVSYAEIDAPHGHDAFLLDDARYMNVVRSYFARIGQELSTGVAA
- the metW gene encoding methionine biosynthesis protein MetW; translated protein: MTNSTLKAIAALVPQGSRVLDLGCGDGALLAHLQQHKGCTGYGVELDDTNVHACVQRGVNVLQLNLDLGLSVFADQSFDVVLQIDTLQHLRNAETMLRETARVGKTGIVAFPNFAHWPNRLSILQGRMPVTKRLPYQWYDTPNIRVGTFKDFEVLAEKNGLQVTDAFGLQDGQRVDTWPNLLAGTAVFKFERS
- a CDS encoding 16S rRNA (uracil(1498)-N(3))-methyltransferase, with product MARFYCPVPLATGQVLDLPPTAARHVQVLRMQPGHTLTLFNGEGGEFTAEVQHMGRSDVRVVVGEHRSAECEAAIQVHLAVGMPANDRMDWLVEKATELGVHRITPLMTERSVVRLTGDRAEKKQAHWQAVAVSACEQCGRNRVPVIDVPESLNAWLARQTPQVEVMHGVLSLHASTQPLSALRAGAGASKTTWVLLNGPEGGLTYAEDAAARAKGFAAVSLGERVLRAETAALGALALLTLA
- a CDS encoding phosphotransferase, with amino-acid sequence MSTPTISQPSGTSLDVSSPAPIEWAQPERQAAFQIWLEAQAGLHGVLPDTVRPASADASFRRYFRVDTAQGACIVMDAPPDKENCEPFVRIAKLMGDAGLYVPKVLAWDEPQGFMLLEDIGHQTMMAVIDPERPQANAPLYRQAIDALVTLQTHSKAGVLPAYDEALLQRELSLFPDWYLAQHRGVQLDASQRDMLDQTFKTIVQRNLAAPSVYVHRDFMPRNLMMPLDPAEKRLGVLDFQDAVYGPITYDIASLMRDAFLSWDEDFVLDITIRYWEQARKAGLMDFEDWHSDFGAFYRAVEWMGLQRHLKVAGIFARLTLRDGKPKYLADAPRFIKYIRSTASRYLELTPLLRFIDKVEGIEPGMSFAPPRLGPKHRA